The Drosophila teissieri strain GT53w chromosome X, Prin_Dtei_1.1, whole genome shotgun sequence genome has a segment encoding these proteins:
- the LOC122624985 gene encoding uncharacterized protein LOC122624985, with protein MVKGAHRGTPQGGVPSPLLWNLVVEYLIKRFERKAPKITAYADDISGSVFIDTQLDYGINAQDSKLTWKPNVLERVKKATIALYASKKMLSSTWGLSPALMHWVYISVVRPTLMYGVLVCWQAMEKPTYNKLMEGTQRQALLWITGALRSTLTITLETIIGVDPLDIHAQMIAGKAAQRLVASGNMSLQGLGHSSIGRDMSGRSDYMVTRTCPDVRTTTFMGPDDWKTCQHHAQHLNIYTDGSKMEEGVGAGIYCTDPDMRLSYKLPSQCSIFHAEVFAIGKAAELAQSIDPPHEAVNLFEDSQAAIRSMQSSAVSSKSVLASREALDIPSTTTSVRIYWVPSHQGREGRTGKTGRHTSQKQMEKNFHHLQSFKNHVQRAQRNTQPLRAASSKERLQTVGILTGHCLAAAHAVKLGITDNAKCRKCDEFEAIETLEHLICKCPALTRARINYLGAPVLASLEDASRKKPGELLAFAKNTTILKDFENRENIL; from the exons ATGGTGAAAGGAGCACACAGAGGCACGCCGCAAGGCGGGGTCCCGTCGCCTCTCCTGTGGAATCTGGTGGTAGAATACCTGATCAAGAGATTCGAGAGGAAGGCCCCAAAGATAACGGCCTATGCTGACGACATAAGCGGGAGTGTGTTCATCGACACTCAGCTCGATTATGGAATCAACGCTCAGG ACAGCAAGCTGACATGGAAGCCCAATGTATTAGAGAGGGTGAAAAAGGCCACCATAGCGCTATATGCATCCAAGAAGATGCTTAGCAGCACATGGGGCCTCTCACCCGCTCTAATGCACTGGGTTTACATCTCGGTGGTGCGTCCAACTCTGATGTATGGAGTCTTAGTGTGTTGGCAGGCTATGGAAAAGCCGACTTACAACAAACTCATGGAGGGAACTCAGCGGCAGGCACTGCTCTGGATAACAGGGGCACTGAGGTCAACCCTCACAATAACACTCGAAACTATTATTGGAGTTGATCCCCTAGACATCCACGCGCAAATGATTGCAGGAAAGGCTGCACAACGCCTAGTTGCATCAGGGAATATGTCTCTACAAGGACTCGGGCATAGTTCAATTGGTCGAGACATGAGCGGTAGATCTGACTACATGGTCACCAGAACGTGCCCGGATgtaagaacaacaacattcaTGGGACCAGACGACTGGAAAACATGTCAGCACCATGCTCAACACCTCAATATATACACGGACGGCTCCAAGATGGAAGAAGGAGTTGGAGCGGGCATATACTGTACAGACCCTGATATGCGGCTGTCGTATAAACTACCAAGCCAATGCAGCATATTCCACGCGGAAGTATTCGCCATAGGGAAAGCGGCAGAGCTTGCGCAGAGCATTGACCCCCCACATGAAGCGGTCAACTTGTTCGAAGACAGTCAAGCGGCGATAAGATCCATGCAATCGTCAGCGGTCAGTTCCAAAAGTGTACTGGCAAGCAGGGAGGCACTAGATATCCCTAGCACGACCACGTCAGTGCGGATCTACTGGGTTCCCAGCCACCAGGGCAGGGAAGGC CGAACTGGAAAGACGGGCCGACACACgagccaaaagcagatggagaagAACTTCCACCACCTGCAAAGTTTCaaaaatcatgtgcaaagaGCGCAACGCAATACTCAGCCACTACGTGCTGCATCTTCCAAGGAAAGACTGCAGACTGTGGGAATTCTTACAGGTCACTGCCTAGCTGCGGCACACGCAGTCAAACTGGGCATTACCGATAACgccaaatgccgaaaatgtgACGAATTCGAGGCAATTGAAACCTTGGAGCATCTCATTTGCAAGTGTCCGGCCCTAACAAGGGCAAGAATAAACTACCTAGGTGCTCCGGTTCTGGCATCGCTAGAAGATGCCTCCAGGAAGAAGCCAGGCGAACTACTTGCCTTCGCGAAAAATACCACGATcctaaaagatttcgaaaaccgCGAAAACATTCTCTAG